Proteins encoded together in one Astatotilapia calliptera chromosome 7, fAstCal1.2, whole genome shotgun sequence window:
- the noc4l gene encoding nucleolar complex protein 4 homolog: protein MAPAKKRNVSSVKTAEKSAKKAKVDLSKTVERILESRKHANDVFDILESLQAEQEKEVISAVAACSELFCALLERKELFLGKLPGEEDALSGGYSAEDKYRIFMRHRYTSCVEILLEHLSHEQYDIKESAMCCLMKFAAGEGLHPLEDLDWSEHYSFPRELIQALVDNLLSKATDNSLLISRFQEFLEMEDVRYYVMSSIRDNVGKVMDKSKGAVVPVYQNNVFTLMSSISMPNQESELTNFMVKQEAKHEDWKAAKLHEHKRVFERMWLGFLKYKLPNSMYKKVLVILHDSILPYMSKPTLMIDFLTAAYEIGGAISLLALNGLFVLIHQHNLDYPDFYKKLYNLLEPSVFHVKYRARFFHLANVFLSSSHLPVYLVAAFAKRLARLALTAPPTALLIVLPFIYNLIRRHPSCRVLIHKPSAEDEPFEDPYLTDEEDPAQCRALESSLWEIKSLQKHYHPDVAKAALLINTPLSEQEDDISETLEVTTYELMEKDLKQPEIKSVPLEFETATRLLKGGGDVLGQHFCLA from the exons CGGCCAAAAAGCGCAACGTGAGTTCggtaaaaacagcagaaaagagTGCAAAAAAAGCCAAAGTAGATCTCAGCAAAACTGTCGAGCGTATCCTCGAGAGCAGAAAGCATGCCAACGATGTTTTCGACATTCTCGAGAGCCTTCAG GCAGAACAAGAGAAGGAGGTTATCAGCGCAGTCGCTGCGTGCAGCGAGCTGTTCTGTGCGCTGCTGGAGAGGAAGGAGCTGTTCTTGGGAAAGCTCCCTGGAGAGGAGGACGCATTGAGCG GGGGCTACAGCGCCGAGGACAAGTACCGGATATTTATGCGACACCGGTACACCAGTTGTGTTGAGATCCTGTTAGAGCACCTCAGCCATGAGCAGTATGACATCAAG GAGAGTGCCATGTGCTGCCTGATGAAATTTGCTGCCGGAGAAGGACTGCATCCTCTTGAGGACTTGGACTGGAGTGAACATTACAGCTTCCCAAGGGAACTGATCCAG GCACTGGTGGACAACCTTCTGTCTAAAGCTACAGACAATTCCCTGCTGATCTCCAGGTTCCAGGAGTTTCTCGAGATGGAGGATGTGCGCTATTATGTAATGAGCTCCATCCGGGACAACGTCGGCAAAGTCATGGACAAAAGCAAAGGG GCTGTGGTGCCTGTATATCAGAACAATGTGTTCACACTCATGTCCAGCATCAGCATGCCAAACCAGGAGTCAGAGCTGACCAATTTTATGGTCAAACAGGAAG ccaAGCATGAGGACTGGAAAGCTGCCAAGCTGCAT GAACATAAGCGTGTCTTTGAGAGGATGTGGCTTGGCTTTCTGAAGTATAAG TTGCCAAACAGCATGTATAAAAAGGTCCTGGTGATACTACATGACTCCATTCTGCCGTATATGAGCAAACCCACGCTCATGATCGACTTCTTGACTGCTGCCTATGAAATTG GTGGGGCAATCAGCCTGCTAGCACTCAATGGCCTTTTTGTCCTCATACATCAACACAACCT agatTATCCTGATTTCTACAAGAAGTTGTATAATCTACTTGAGCCTTCTGTTTTTCATGTGAAGTACAGAGCACGCTTTTTCCATTTAGCCAATGTCTTCCTTAGCTCCAG TCACTTGCCAGTTTACTTAGTGGCTGCATTTGCCAAACGTCTGGCTCGCCTGGCTCTCACGGCACCGCCTACAGCCCTTCTCATAGTGCTGCCCTTCATCTACAACCTGATCCGTCGCCACCCGTCCTGCAGAGTCCTCATTCACAAGCCCAGCGCAGAAGATG AACCTTTTGAGGATCCTTATCTGACGGATGAAGAGGATCCTGCTCAGTGCCGTGCCTTAGAAAGCAGCTTGTGGGAAATTAAG TCGCTGCAAAAGCATTACCATCCAGATGTGGCTAAAGCTGCACTGCTGATCAACACACCTTTGTCAGAACAGGAGGATGACATCAGTGAGACACTAGAGGTCACAACGTATGAG ctgATGGAAAAAGACCTGAAGCAACCCGAGATCAAGAGCGTCCCACTGGAATTTGAAACTGCCACACGGTTACTAAAAGGAGGGGGAGACGTGTTAGGACAGCACTTCTGTCTGGCATAA